Proteins encoded in a region of the Pseudochaenichthys georgianus chromosome 20, fPseGeo1.2, whole genome shotgun sequence genome:
- the fam168b gene encoding myelin-associated neurite-outgrowth inhibitor isoform X2, with protein MNPVYNPAAAGVPFTNTKGMAYPAGFPVGYATAAPPYNPNIYAGGNPAFPSGYAPGTPFKMSCSPNNGTVPPYSSSPNPYQAAMYPVRSTYPQQNPYAQLIPSQQQGAYYTQPLYAAPPHVIHHTTVVQPNGMHAAMYTPQMHPQRHNSVAMGMVAGTTMAMSAGTLLTTQSPASVNPHQVTMPTYRPPGTPSYSYVPPQW; from the exons ATGAATCCGGTTTACAACCCTGCAGCAGCAGGGGTCCCATTTACCAATACTAAGGGTATGGCATACCCAG CTGGATTCCCTGTTGGCTATGCAACAGCAGCTCCTCCATACAATCCCAATATCTATGCAGGAGGAAACCCAGCCTTCCCCAGCG GCTATGCTCCAGGCACTCCTTTCAAAATGTCCTGCTCTCCCAACAATGGGACTGTCCCACCTTACTCCTCCTCACCCAACCCATACCAAGCTGCTATGTACCCGGTCAGGAGCACCTACCCCCAACAGAACCCCTATGCACAG CTAATACCTTCACAACAACAAGGCGCTTATTACACACAGCCCCTGTATGCTGCCCCGCCTCATGTTATCCATCACACTACAGTGGTCCAGCCGAATGGGATGCATGCAGCCATGTATACCCCCCAAATGCATCCTCAACGCCACAACAGTGTCGCCATGGGGATGGTAGCCGGCACCACCATGGCCATGTCAGCTG GAACCTTGTTGACGACTCAATCACCAGCGTCTGTTAACCCTCACCAAGTCACGATGCCCACATATCGGCCCCCGGGCACACCTAGCTACAGCTATGTGCCCCCACAATGGTGA
- the nrros gene encoding transforming growth factor beta activator LRRC33, which produces MPVHRIHHILLCLLHMWTTLTSVSSHPQHSICQLIQRTAVCNNGNLSFVPARLPKDLEELQLNHNNIQTLQNSSLLNYPSLNTLSLACNSLEQIELNTFQDLKLLQSLNLAKNKLHLGYEETSHALKTLPRLRALDLSENELNDEMIATLLQNLTSLEYLNLSGNVLGRLDETSFSDLHQLKELDLQRNIMYEIAGAFDSNPKLQRLNLAFNYLLCLTDFHTTQLVVLNASHNFIEWFSSRQDLNDTFLLETLDLSDNRLFFFPFLPNHSHLRILYLSHNNIRFYEHLADNSTLPNSTTTVEFYNMNKYSGNVTAQLWDESIHGDIASLEILDLRGNQVQYFPHGFIQKMPVLSRLQMCTNCLETLNLTSEQFSGSLYELDVSNNRLNQIAADVGMLTALGNLTYLNLSLNDIKLLPSGLFSSLPSLRSVDLSYNNVGFCLPEESETKTDNSTTCVDWKNIASLRQLFLKGCNLEIIPSSAFTGLSLTHLELSDNPGVIVQESLKGLRTLQHLGLGNTYIEDFDFSHFQSLKSLIISGNYLSHLPPSLLNLDLKVLDLRDNEMSTIPSIQANTLAQKLHTVFLTGNPFNCCQTEWFRTFETTKTINMVGQSHIECEDLIQMRYRVEHFQLFVCNQTEEESILWYILLFVPICLSFVGISVIVLLTFKPKMLPMSIKKKCLKPTSY; this is translated from the exons ATGCCAGTCCACAGGATCCATCACATCCTGCTTTGCTTGTTACACATGTGGACAACCCTGACTTCAGTGTCAAGTCACCCACAACACAGCATATGCCAGCTG ATACAAAGAACAGCTGTCTGCAACAATGGCAATCTCTCCTTTGTGCCTGCAAGACTCCCAAAGGACCTGGAGGAGCTTCAGCTCAACCACAACAACATTCAAACACTACAGAACAGTTCACTCCTCAATTATCCCTCACTAAACACCTTGAGCTTAGCTTGTAATAGTTTAGAACAAATTGAATTAAACACTTTTCAAGACTTAAAGTTGTTACAAAGCCTCAATTTAGCCAAAAACAAGCTTCATCTTGGGTATGAAGAAACCAGCCATGCATTAAAGACTCTACCCAGGCTAAGGGCTCTGGATCTATCTGAGAATGAGCTTAATGATGAAATGATAGCCACTCTCCTCCAAAATCTGACATCCCTGGAGTACCTCAATCTTTCCGGAAACGTCTTGGGGAGGCTGGATGAGACGTCGTTCAGCGATCTCCACCAACTCAAAGAACTGGACCTACAGAGGAACATCATGTACGAGATTGCTGGCGCCTTCGACAGCAATCCCAAACTCCAGCGGCTCAACCTGGCCTTCAACTATCTGCTTTGCCTGACAGACTTCCACACGACCCAGCTGGTGGTCCTCAATGCCAGCCACAACTTCATTGAATGGTTCAGCTCCAGACAGGACCTTAATGACACGTTCCTGCTAGAGACGCTCGATCTATCAGATAACAGACTGTTCTTCTTTCCTTTCTTGCCTAACCACAGCCACTTGCGGATTCTTTACCTATCCCACAACAACATTAGGTTTTACGAACACTTGGCAGACAACAGCACATTGCCGAACTCGACAACAACTGTTGAGTTCTACAATATGAACAAGTATTCGGGCAACGTGACGGCCCAGCTGTGGGATGAGAGCATTCATGGAGACATCGCATCTCTAGAGATTTTGGATCTAAGAGGGAACCAGGTGCAGTATTTTCCTCACGGATTCATCCAGAAAATGCCTGTTCTGTCGAGACTTCAAATGTGCACAAACTGTCTGGAAACGTTGAATCTAACCTCTGAACAGTTCTCTGGCAGCTTGTACGAGTTGGACGTTAGCAACAACAGGCTGAACCAGATCGCAGCAGATGTAGGTATGCTGACAGCTCTTGGAAATCTGACATACCTTAACCTCAGCCTGAACGACATTAAGTTGTTACCCTCTggattattttcctcattgccaAGCCTCAGGTCAGTGGATCTGAGTTATAACAACGTTGGCTTTTGCCTTCCTGAGGAATCTGAGACTAAAACAGATAATAGTACAACTTGCGTGGATTGGAAAAACATTGCATCCTTAAGGCAGCTTTTCCTTAAAGGTTGCAACCTTGAAATAATTCCATCATCTGCATTCACTGGGTTGTCTCTAACGCACCTGGAACTGTCAGACAACCCTGGAGTCATTGTCCAAGAGTCACTAAAAGGTCTAAGAACATTACAGCATCTAGGTTTAGGAAACACTTACATAGAAGACTTTGACTTCTCCCATTTCCAAAGCCTGAAGTCTTTAATCATTTCCGGTAACTATCTTTCCCATCTTCCCCCTTCCCTTCTTAATCTCGATTTAAAAGTGCTGGATTTGAGGGACAACGAAATGTCCACTATTCCCTCAATTCAGGCCAACACATTAGCCCAGAAACTGCACACTGTTTTCCTAACAGGAAATCCGTTCAACTGCTGCCAAACCGAATGGTTCCGGACATTTGAAACAACAAAGACTATCAATATGGTCGGACAATCACACATTGAATGTGAGGATCTCATCCAAATGAGATACAGAGTGGAGCACTTTCAGCTATTTGTGTGTAATCAGACAGAAGAGGAATCGATATTGTGGTACATTCTGCTTTTTGTACCTATCTGTCTTTCTTTTGTTGGCATATCAGTTATTGTTCTCCTCACCTTTAAGCCCAAAATGCTACCAATGTCAATCAAAAAGAAGTGCCTGAAGCCAACATCCTACTGA
- the rbbp8 gene encoding LOW QUALITY PROTEIN: DNA endonuclease RBBP8 (The sequence of the model RefSeq protein was modified relative to this genomic sequence to represent the inferred CDS: substituted 1 base at 1 genomic stop codon): protein MSSSGQSSGTSADPFEDLWRQLRECQQNALQELEAKVTKLKKERYLDAQRLEVFHSRTQQLKEQNKTLQDAIILLEERLREGGCGRCAILKEDMKNNQDQNLRLIAKLKNERNSLEDENRKQHAELQKLKISCSAPEQVNSPEQEEGVIPDSPIMASSLPVANKLKKRKNIDRIKHVRYAEMPLPKANNSLFSALDKEHVDAVTNPGRAQVLVPNTCELDTTEISNDVNVNLEDAIAETCGLELIHKPRMKNKTTEGQQSSSKCPRTYAVHLKPYRSAPSSTLLHSPDSTSESSPSLLPCVKRFSEEGSVNKAKRKKEESVLQEKDQQGNQEGADKQNGGKLTSRLXAIKALSRGCATARLERCPKGLFVCSGQNGTFNQKPSVSCLSPVFKKPEVKANKNSVRRNGTPQQDLKASHNRPEGKDGERKIKVEPMWSMDPALSRSMYDSEWRGDEPREEEEECPADLVDTDRTWVSHSLLLGRGENAQDRRDSVSALGEKANDSLDMMFDTTACGEYNSHLGRSQPCGGDEDDEEGEGEEDDDPHENTMSQISRRKARGPAFAHMAVVRKKDERRKLKGTTCKECDVYYAHLPEDEKEKKLSACSRHRFLYIPPCTPENFWEVGFPSTQTCIDRGYIKEDKNPQARTRRRQPYNALFSPLKQNQEES, encoded by the exons ATGAGCAGCTCAGGACAGAGCAGCGGGACATCAGCTGACCCCTTTGAAGACTTATGGAGGCAGCTCAGAGAGTGCCAACAGAATGCATTACAAG AACTTGAGGCAAAAGTGACCAAGTTGAAAAAGGAGCGCTATTT AGATGCTCAGAGACTTGAGGTGTTTCACAGTCGCACCCAGCAGCTAAAGGAGCAAAACAAAACCCTCCAGGATGCCATCATCCTCCTGGAGGAAAG GCTCCGTGAAGGAGGGTGTGGTCGTTGTGCCATCTTAAAGGAGGACATGAAAAATAACCAGGATCAGAATTTACGACTCATCGCCAAACTGA AGAATGAAAGAAACAGCCTCGAGGATGAAAACAGAAAACAACATGCTGAACTGCAAAAATTAAAGATTTCTTG CTCAGCGCCGGAGCAAGTTAACTCCCCAGAACAAGAAGAAGGCGTCATCCCAGACTCACCTATTATGGCAAGCTCGCTGCCTGTAGCAAACAAGCTGAAGAAACGAAAGAATATCGACAGAATTAAGCATGTCCGCTATGCAGAGATGCCTCTACCAAAGGCTAACAACTCTCTCTTCAGCG cacTGGATAAGGAGCATGTTGATGCTGTGACGAATCCTGGAAGAGCACAAGTTCTTGTACCCAACACATGtgaactggacacaacagaaaTATCAA ATGATGTGAATGTAAATCTGGAAGACGCTATAGCAGAAACCTGCGGCCTTGAACTCATTCACAAGCCTCGCATG AAAAACAAGACGACTGAAGGCCAGCAAAGcagctcaaaatgtccccggaCGTATGCCGTTCATTTAAA ACCTTACCGTTCCGCCCCTTCTTCCACGCTGCTCCACAGTCCAGACTCCACGTCAGAAAGTTCTCCGTCGCTTCTCCCATGTGTCAAAAGGTTTTCAGAGGAAGGCTCCGTTAACAAAGCAAAACGGAAAAAGGAGGAAAGTGTTCTGCAAGAGAAAGACCAACAAGGAAACCAGGAAGGGGCCGACAAACAAAATGGAGGCAAACTAACTTCCCGCCTTTGAGCAATCAAAGCTTTAAGCAGGGGCTGCGCGACAGCAAGGTTAGAGAGATGTCCAAAAggcttgtttgtgtgt tCAGGACAAAATGGGACTTTCAACCAAAAGCCAAGTGTTTCCTGTTTGAGTCCTGTTTTCAAGAAGCCAGAGGTTAAAGCAAACAAGAACAGTGTTAGAAGGAATGGAACACCTCAGCAGGATCTGAAGGCCTCACACAACCGACCTGAAGGAAAAGATG GGGAAAGGAAGATTAAAGTGGAGCCCATGTGGAGCATGGACCCTGCTCTCTCCCGGTCCATGTATGACAGTGAGTGGAGAGGAGACGAG CCaagggaagaggaggaagagtgtCCTGCAGATTTGGTTGATACTGACCGCACTTGGGTCAGTCACAGCCTTCTCCTGGGTCGGGGAGAAAATGCCCAGGACAGAAGAGACAGTGTGTCTG CACTAGGAGAGAAGGCAAATGACAGTTTGGACATGATGTTTGACACCACAGCTTGCGGGGAGTACAACTCTCACttaggccggagccagccctgTGGTGGtgatgaggatgatgaagaaggagaaggagaagaggATGATG ATCCTCATGAAAACACTATGAGCCAAATAAGCAGGCGCAAAGCACG aGGTCCAGCGTTTGCACACATGGCTGTGGTCCGCAAGAAAGACGAGAGAAGAAAACTGAAGGGCACTACCTGCAAGGAATGTGACGTT TATTACGCCCATCTCCCAGAGgatgaaaaggaaaaaaagttATCAGCATGCTCGAGGCACAGGTTTCTGTACATTCCTCCTTGTACTCCTGAAAACTTCTGGGAAGTCGGATTCCCATCAACTCAAACCTGCATTGATCGAG GTTATATAAAGGAAGACAAGAATCCCCAAGCTCGTACTCGGAGAAGACAACCCTACAATGCTTTATTCTCCCCCCTAAAGCAAAACCAGGAAGAAAGCTAA
- the fbxo45 gene encoding F-box/SPRY domain-containing protein 1 — MSGAAGGGGGSSCQGAAAAASCSSAGTPYAAAAGGGAGVAGRLPARVLEHVFSYLELSDLMRCTLVCWHWNNILADENSEVWRSLCNRSLSDESMRSDILCNLPTYRGKLKAYQYALSSHDCSRNVYVKKNGFTLHRNPIAQSTDGARGKIGFTEGRHAWEIWWEGPLGTVAVIGLATKRASMQCQGYLALLGSDDQSWGWNLVDNNLLHNGEVNGNFPQCNNAPKYQIGERIRVILDMDDKTLAFERGFEFLGIAFRGLPKACLFPAVSAVYGNTEVTMVYLGKPLDG, encoded by the exons ATGTCTGGAGCGGCCGGTGGAGGAGGAGGCTCCTCCTGTCAGggcgcagcagcggcagccagTTGCAGCTCCGCCGGCACTCCCTACGCTGCTGCAGCCGGAGGAGGTGCAGGGGTGGCCGGGAGATTACCAGCTCGGGTTCTGGAGCATGTCTTCTCGTATTTGGAGCTCTCCGACTTAATGCGTTGCACTTTGGTGTGCTGGCATTGGAACAATATCCTGGCGGATGAAAACAGCGAGGTGTGGCGCAGCCTCTGCAACCGGTCTTTAAGCGATGAATCTATGCGATCTGACATCCTGTGCAACCTGCCGACCTACAGGGGGAAA CTCAAGGCCTACCAGTATGCTCTGAGCTCCCACGACTGCTCCCGCAATGTTTACGTGAAGAAGAACGGCTTCACCCTGCACCGCAACCCTATCGCCCAGAGCACGGATGGTGCACGAGGTAAAATTGGCTTTACGGAAGGGCGGCACGCCTGGGAGATCTGGTGGGAAGGCCCTCTTGGCACCGTGGCAGTGATCGGCCTGGCCACCAAGCGGGCGTCCATGCAGTGCCAGGGCTACCTGGCCCTGCTGGGCAGCGATGACCAGAGCTGGGGCTGGAACCTGGTGGACAACAACCTGCTTCACAACGGGGAGGTCAACGGAAACTTCCCCCAGTGTAACAATGCACCAAAATATCAG ATTGGAGAGAGAATACGAGTGATTCTAGACATGGATGACAAGACGCTAGCCTTCGAGAGGGGTTTTGAGTTTCTTGGAATAGCGTTTCGTGGACTGCCCAAAGCCTGCCTGTTCCCCGCTGTCTCTGCAGTGTACGGCAACACTGAGGTCACCATGGTGTACCTGGGAAAACCTCTAGACGGCTAG
- the fam168b gene encoding myelin-associated neurite-outgrowth inhibitor isoform X1 translates to MNPVYNPAAAGVPFTNTKGMAYPGNFICSGFPVGYATAAPPYNPNIYAGGNPAFPSGYAPGTPFKMSCSPNNGTVPPYSSSPNPYQAAMYPVRSTYPQQNPYAQLIPSQQQGAYYTQPLYAAPPHVIHHTTVVQPNGMHAAMYTPQMHPQRHNSVAMGMVAGTTMAMSAGTLLTTQSPASVNPHQVTMPTYRPPGTPSYSYVPPQW, encoded by the exons ATGAATCCGGTTTACAACCCTGCAGCAGCAGGGGTCCCATTTACCAATACTAAGGGTATGGCATACCCAGGTAATTTcatttgct CTGGATTCCCTGTTGGCTATGCAACAGCAGCTCCTCCATACAATCCCAATATCTATGCAGGAGGAAACCCAGCCTTCCCCAGCG GCTATGCTCCAGGCACTCCTTTCAAAATGTCCTGCTCTCCCAACAATGGGACTGTCCCACCTTACTCCTCCTCACCCAACCCATACCAAGCTGCTATGTACCCGGTCAGGAGCACCTACCCCCAACAGAACCCCTATGCACAG CTAATACCTTCACAACAACAAGGCGCTTATTACACACAGCCCCTGTATGCTGCCCCGCCTCATGTTATCCATCACACTACAGTGGTCCAGCCGAATGGGATGCATGCAGCCATGTATACCCCCCAAATGCATCCTCAACGCCACAACAGTGTCGCCATGGGGATGGTAGCCGGCACCACCATGGCCATGTCAGCTG GAACCTTGTTGACGACTCAATCACCAGCGTCTGTTAACCCTCACCAAGTCACGATGCCCACATATCGGCCCCCGGGCACACCTAGCTACAGCTATGTGCCCCCACAATGGTGA